A single window of Actinoallomurus bryophytorum DNA harbors:
- a CDS encoding ABC1 kinase family protein produces MSDLPRRAVTRTAKLASLPIGFAGRTALGVGKRTFGKSAELVAVEIQQRTAEQLFKVLGELKGGAMKLGQMLSIFEAALPPEIAGPYRATLTRLQEAAPPLPARTVHRVLAEGLGEDWRELFDEFDDRPAAAASIGQVHKAVWHDGRTVAVKVQYPGAGQALLSDFNQLARLSRLFSALMPGLDMKSMLAELKQRVSEELDYTVEADSQRAFAAAYADDPDIYVPQVVDQSGHVLVTEWMDGTPLSAIITGGTQEQRDHVGLLYCRFLFSGPARCGLLHADPHPGNYRLLDDGRLGVIDFGAVDRLPGGFHRRIGVLMRIGTLLDIDQIVDALREEGFIREGVEIDPESLQSFIVPITQPLIEDNFKFSREWLRQEFARVTDLRPTNVVRQLNLPPSYVLIHRVVAAGTGVLCQLEAEGPFRGEALRWVPGFADDDPTGEEEIAS; encoded by the coding sequence ATGAGCGATCTCCCCCGTCGCGCCGTGACCCGGACCGCCAAACTGGCGTCCCTCCCGATCGGCTTCGCCGGGCGTACGGCGCTCGGTGTCGGCAAGCGCACGTTCGGCAAGTCCGCCGAGCTGGTCGCCGTCGAGATCCAGCAGCGCACCGCCGAGCAGCTGTTCAAGGTGCTCGGTGAGCTCAAGGGCGGGGCGATGAAGCTCGGCCAGATGCTGTCGATCTTCGAAGCCGCACTGCCGCCGGAGATCGCGGGTCCTTACCGTGCGACGCTCACCCGGCTGCAGGAGGCGGCGCCGCCGCTGCCCGCCAGGACCGTTCACCGGGTCCTGGCCGAGGGGCTCGGCGAGGACTGGCGGGAGCTGTTCGACGAGTTCGACGACCGGCCCGCCGCGGCGGCCTCGATCGGCCAGGTCCACAAGGCGGTCTGGCACGACGGCCGTACGGTCGCGGTGAAGGTGCAGTACCCCGGCGCCGGACAGGCGCTGCTGAGCGACTTCAACCAGCTCGCACGGCTGAGCCGGCTGTTCTCCGCGCTGATGCCCGGGCTCGACATGAAGTCGATGCTGGCCGAGCTCAAACAGCGCGTCAGCGAGGAGCTCGACTACACGGTCGAGGCGGACTCACAGCGCGCCTTCGCCGCGGCGTACGCCGATGATCCCGACATCTACGTCCCGCAGGTCGTCGACCAGTCCGGCCACGTGCTCGTCACCGAGTGGATGGACGGCACTCCGCTCTCGGCGATCATCACGGGCGGCACCCAGGAGCAACGCGACCACGTGGGCCTGCTGTACTGCCGGTTCCTGTTCTCCGGGCCGGCGCGGTGCGGCCTGCTCCACGCCGACCCGCACCCGGGCAACTACCGGCTGCTCGACGACGGCCGCCTCGGGGTCATCGACTTCGGCGCCGTCGACCGGCTGCCGGGCGGTTTCCACCGGCGCATCGGGGTGCTCATGCGCATCGGCACACTTCTCGACATCGACCAGATCGTGGATGCCCTGCGCGAGGAGGGCTTCATCCGCGAGGGCGTGGAGATCGACCCGGAGTCGCTGCAGTCGTTCATCGTGCCGATCACCCAGCCGCTGATCGAGGACAATTTCAAGTTCAGCCGCGAGTGGCTGCGCCAGGAGTTCGCACGGGTCACCGACCTGCGGCCGACCAACGTCGTACGCCAGCTGAACCTCCCGCCGTCGTATGTGCTGATCCACCGCGTGGTGGCCGCGGGCACGGGCGTGCTGTGCCAGCTCGAGGCGGAGGGCCCGTTCCGTGGCGAGGCGCTGCGCTGGGTGCCCGGCTTCGCCGATGACGACCCGACCGGTGAGGAAGAGATCGCCAGCTGA
- a CDS encoding WhiB family transcriptional regulator yields MGLALTAISENLDLPCRNEPELFFAESPQDVELAKALCAECPIRRACLAGALERREPWGVWGGELFIRGVVVPRKRPRGRPRKNAEVAA; encoded by the coding sequence TTGGGCCTCGCGCTCACCGCGATCAGCGAGAACCTTGATCTTCCCTGTCGGAACGAGCCTGAGCTCTTCTTCGCCGAGTCGCCACAGGACGTCGAACTGGCCAAGGCGCTGTGCGCCGAGTGCCCGATCCGGCGCGCCTGCCTCGCCGGTGCTCTCGAGCGCCGCGAGCCCTGGGGTGTCTGGGGTGGGGAGCTCTTCATCCGCGGCGTCGTCGTCCCACGGAAGCGCCCGCGTGGACGTCCGCGCAAGAACGCCGAGGTGGCGGCATGA
- a CDS encoding TrmH family RNA methyltransferase — MSATGALRVTTRNARFQQWEALLTNRTKRGRAGEFLVHGVRPITIAAERGWPIRSLLYASGRRLSSWAEDMLRDTRAERVEMAPDLLAELAAKDEAELVAVAALPPDDLDRITPGGPVIVFDRPSDPGNIGTVVRSADAFGAAGVIVTGHAADVYDPKAVRASTGSLFAVPVVRAPSPGTVAEWARGADIQIIGTDETGNRDVHRCDLRDPALIVIGNETRGMSAAWLAACDEVVRIPIGGAASSLNAAAAATVLLYEASRQRFEK, encoded by the coding sequence GTGAGCGCCACCGGGGCGTTGCGGGTCACGACGCGCAACGCGCGCTTCCAGCAGTGGGAGGCGCTCCTCACCAACCGTACGAAGCGTGGCCGGGCCGGGGAGTTCCTCGTGCACGGCGTACGGCCGATCACCATCGCCGCCGAGCGTGGCTGGCCCATCCGCAGTCTCCTGTACGCCTCCGGGCGCCGGCTGTCGTCGTGGGCCGAGGACATGCTGCGCGACACGCGCGCGGAGCGCGTCGAGATGGCTCCGGACCTGCTGGCCGAGCTCGCCGCCAAGGACGAGGCCGAGCTGGTGGCGGTGGCCGCCCTCCCGCCGGACGACCTGGACCGCATCACGCCCGGCGGGCCCGTGATCGTCTTCGACCGGCCCAGCGATCCCGGCAACATCGGGACCGTCGTGCGCTCCGCCGACGCGTTCGGCGCCGCCGGCGTCATCGTGACCGGGCACGCGGCCGACGTCTATGACCCCAAGGCCGTACGCGCCAGCACGGGGTCGCTGTTCGCCGTCCCCGTCGTGCGTGCGCCCTCGCCGGGGACGGTCGCCGAATGGGCCCGTGGTGCGGACATCCAGATCATCGGCACCGACGAGACCGGAAATCGGGACGTACACCGCTGTGATCTGCGCGACCCGGCACTGATCGTGATCGGCAACGAGACGCGGGGGATGAGCGCCGCATGGCTCGCTGCCTGCGACGAGGTGGTGCGCATCCCCATCGGCGGGGCGGCCTCTTCGCTCAACGCCGCGGCCGCCGCGACGGTGCTCCTGTACGAGGCCTCAAGGCAACGCTTCGAAAAATAA
- a CDS encoding RNA polymerase sigma factor, which yields MDDPPDGPRRHFEKIYETHYTAIAQYALRRTESSDDAVDVVSETFLTAWRRLHDVPAGDETRLWLYGVARRVLANLHRGAARRELLTARLRMSFAESFADRPRECDEVRAAFAGLSAGDRELLSLTGWEGLSPTEIATVLGCSRGTVRVRLHRARRRLARELAVAGADLERYGTRAMELAEGVNR from the coding sequence GTGGATGATCCGCCGGATGGACCTCGACGGCACTTCGAGAAGATCTACGAGACGCATTACACCGCGATCGCCCAGTACGCACTGCGTCGTACCGAGTCCTCGGACGATGCCGTCGACGTGGTCAGCGAGACGTTCCTCACGGCATGGCGCCGGCTGCACGACGTGCCGGCAGGTGACGAGACGCGCCTGTGGCTGTACGGCGTGGCACGCCGTGTCCTCGCCAACCTTCACCGGGGCGCGGCCCGGCGTGAGCTGCTGACGGCGCGCCTGCGGATGTCATTCGCCGAGTCCTTCGCGGACCGGCCGCGTGAGTGCGACGAGGTGCGTGCCGCCTTCGCCGGACTCTCGGCAGGTGATCGCGAACTGCTCTCCCTGACCGGCTGGGAGGGACTGTCTCCCACCGAGATCGCGACGGTGCTGGGGTGCTCGCGCGGCACCGTACGGGTGCGGTTGCACCGGGCCCGCAGGCGTCTCGCCCGGGAGCTGGCGGTGGCGGGCGCGGACCTGGAGCGCTACGGCACCCGGGCGATGGAGCTGGCAGAAGGAGTGAACCGATGA
- a CDS encoding alpha/beta fold hydrolase, with the protein MDRDSPTYVLIPGAWHGGWAWRPVAERLRAAGHRAICLTLPGLDDGDDATGLGLQDAVDHVVAETERLSSGQVTLVGHSWGGYPITGAAHRLADRVSKVVYYSALVPVRGRSLVEDLPAGAPGFLPELMAASPDRVSLTPEVVQRLLMQGVAEDAQRLLAELLTSQPRGYFLDALDVPDVTTLGIRAQYILSADDRALPRPGLEYAARLGLEPVMVPGTHEALLTHPDAIAEAILHG; encoded by the coding sequence ATGGACCGGGACTCGCCGACCTACGTGCTGATACCGGGAGCCTGGCATGGCGGGTGGGCGTGGCGGCCGGTGGCCGAGCGGCTGCGCGCGGCCGGGCATCGTGCGATCTGCCTCACGCTGCCCGGCCTGGACGATGGTGATGACGCCACGGGGCTGGGGCTTCAGGACGCGGTGGACCACGTGGTCGCCGAGACGGAACGGCTGAGCTCCGGTCAGGTGACCTTGGTCGGGCACAGCTGGGGCGGCTACCCGATCACCGGAGCCGCTCACCGTCTGGCGGACAGGGTCTCCAAGGTCGTCTACTACAGCGCGCTCGTTCCCGTACGTGGCAGGTCGCTGGTGGAGGATCTGCCGGCGGGGGCTCCCGGCTTCCTGCCGGAGCTGATGGCGGCTTCGCCGGACCGCGTCTCGCTCACCCCAGAGGTCGTCCAGCGGCTGCTCATGCAGGGTGTCGCGGAGGACGCGCAACGTTTGCTGGCGGAACTGCTGACATCCCAGCCTCGTGGCTACTTCCTGGACGCGCTCGACGTCCCGGACGTGACCACGCTCGGCATTCGCGCTCAGTACATCCTCAGTGCGGACGACCGCGCGCTGCCCCGGCCCGGACTCGAGTACGCCGCCCGGCTCGGGCTCGAGCCCGTGATGGTCCCCGGGACCCACGAAGCCCTGTTGACCCACCCCGACGCGATCGCCGAGGCGATTCTGCACGGCTGA
- the tesB gene encoding acyl-CoA thioesterase II, with protein MNGALKELLDLLDLEQIEMNIFRGRSPEERQQRVFGGQVAGQALVAAGRTVPQDRHVHSLHAYFIRPGDPSVPLVYTVDRVRDGRSFTTRRVSAVQHGKVIFTLSASFQVLEDGPSHQAPMPEVPDPESLPTFRERLEKLFGPMADDFHRRRPVDLRHVTPLTWEAARDPSLTGPESKVWLRVDGELPDDPLLHVCLMTYASDMTLLDTVLLNHGLAWGDKKTMGASLDHAMWFHRPFRADQWLLYAQDTPNASGARGLARGEVFTREGELVVSVVQEGLIRTTGA; from the coding sequence ATGAACGGCGCACTGAAGGAGCTGCTCGATCTGCTCGATCTTGAGCAGATCGAAATGAACATCTTCCGCGGGCGCAGCCCCGAAGAACGCCAGCAGCGCGTGTTCGGCGGCCAGGTGGCAGGGCAGGCGCTGGTCGCCGCCGGCCGCACGGTGCCGCAGGACCGCCACGTCCACTCGCTGCACGCCTACTTCATCCGCCCCGGCGACCCGAGCGTGCCGCTGGTCTACACCGTCGACCGCGTACGCGACGGCCGGTCGTTCACGACGCGCCGCGTATCCGCCGTACAGCACGGCAAAGTGATCTTCACGCTGTCGGCGTCGTTCCAGGTCCTGGAGGACGGCCCGTCCCACCAGGCGCCGATGCCCGAGGTGCCGGACCCGGAAAGCCTGCCGACGTTCCGCGAGCGGCTGGAAAAGCTGTTCGGCCCGATGGCGGACGACTTCCACCGCAGGCGCCCGGTCGACCTGCGGCACGTCACCCCGCTCACCTGGGAGGCCGCCCGCGACCCGTCGCTGACCGGCCCGGAGTCGAAGGTCTGGCTGCGCGTCGACGGCGAGCTCCCGGACGACCCCCTGCTGCACGTCTGCCTGATGACGTACGCCTCGGACATGACGCTGCTCGACACGGTCCTGCTCAACCACGGCCTGGCCTGGGGCGACAAGAAGACCATGGGCGCCAGCCTGGACCACGCCATGTGGTTCCACCGCCCGTTCCGCGCCGACCAGTGGCTGCTGTACGCGCAGGACACCCCCAACGCCTCGGGCGCCCGAGGGCTGGCCCGTGGCGAGGTGTTCACCCGGGAGGGCGAGCTCGTCGTCTCGGTCGTCCAGGAGGGCCTGATCAGGACGACGGGGGCCTGA
- a CDS encoding ATP-dependent DNA helicase UvrD2, whose product MDADEVLAGLDPEQREVAEAIRGPVCVLAGAGTGKTRAITHRIAYSVLTGVVSPQRVLAVTFTTRAAGELRGRLRQLGAPGVQAKTFHAAAFKQLHYFWPKVIGGEPPRLVESKLGLVAEAARACRLSFGRTELRDAAAEVEWAKVTQTRPGEYVAAAAKAARTPPADAADMARLYDAYEQLRRDRNLVDFEGMLELTAAIFTEHQEVANQFRDQYRHFVVDEYQDVNPLQKLLLDTWLGERKDLCVVGDPNQTIYSFTGASPSYLLNFTIEHPGAKVVELVRDYRSTPQVVGLANGVLAQARGEARRHRLELVAQRPAGPAPAFHEYDDEVAEADAVAKRIRELLDEGVPAREIAVLFRINAQSEPYEQAFADQGVPYVVKGAERFFERAEVRQSVVLLRGAARSAGDEPLVRAVRDVLASAGLTDKPPEGRGAARERWESLAALAQLAEDVAADRPSAGLREFVAELEERAGAQHAPTLEGVTLATLHTAKGLEWDAVFLAGLVEGTLPIIYAEKNPEQIEEERRLLYVGVTRAREFLTLSWALARSPGGRKGRRRSRFLDGLAPQSAGPPRVDRSRRRAAAQGPQPCRVCGRPLTAAIERKLGRCESCPADYDEELLTRMKDWRVNTSKKLKVPSYVVFTDATLQAIAERAPASESELAAIPGVGAVKLDRYGSDVLALCRGEMTSADLVD is encoded by the coding sequence ATGGATGCGGATGAGGTCCTTGCCGGACTTGACCCGGAGCAGCGTGAGGTCGCCGAGGCCATACGCGGGCCGGTGTGCGTGCTGGCCGGCGCGGGCACGGGCAAGACCCGTGCGATCACCCACCGGATCGCGTACTCCGTGCTCACCGGTGTGGTCTCGCCGCAGCGCGTGCTGGCGGTGACGTTCACCACGCGCGCCGCGGGTGAGCTGCGCGGGCGGCTGCGGCAGCTCGGCGCCCCAGGGGTGCAGGCGAAGACGTTCCACGCCGCCGCCTTCAAACAGCTGCACTACTTCTGGCCGAAGGTCATCGGGGGTGAGCCTCCCCGGCTGGTCGAGTCCAAGCTCGGCCTGGTCGCCGAGGCGGCGCGCGCGTGCCGCCTGTCCTTCGGCCGCACCGAGCTGCGCGACGCCGCGGCCGAGGTGGAGTGGGCGAAGGTCACCCAGACCCGCCCCGGCGAATACGTCGCGGCCGCGGCCAAGGCCGCACGTACCCCGCCGGCCGACGCGGCCGACATGGCCCGCCTCTACGACGCGTACGAACAGCTCCGCCGCGACCGCAACCTGGTCGACTTCGAGGGCATGCTGGAGCTGACCGCCGCGATCTTCACCGAGCACCAGGAGGTCGCGAACCAGTTCCGCGACCAGTACCGCCACTTCGTGGTAGACGAATACCAGGACGTCAACCCGCTGCAGAAGCTCCTGCTCGACACGTGGCTCGGCGAGCGCAAGGACCTGTGCGTCGTCGGCGACCCGAACCAGACGATCTACTCCTTCACCGGCGCCAGCCCCTCGTACCTGCTCAACTTCACGATCGAGCACCCCGGGGCGAAGGTCGTCGAGCTCGTCCGCGACTACCGTTCGACGCCGCAGGTCGTGGGGCTCGCGAACGGCGTGCTGGCCCAGGCTCGCGGCGAGGCGCGCCGGCACCGCCTGGAGCTGGTCGCCCAGCGCCCCGCGGGCCCGGCGCCGGCCTTCCACGAGTACGACGACGAGGTGGCCGAGGCCGATGCCGTGGCCAAGCGCATCCGCGAGCTGCTCGACGAGGGCGTACCCGCACGCGAGATCGCCGTGCTGTTCCGCATCAACGCCCAGTCCGAGCCGTACGAACAGGCCTTCGCCGACCAGGGCGTGCCCTATGTCGTCAAGGGCGCCGAGCGGTTCTTCGAACGCGCCGAGGTGCGCCAGTCCGTGGTGCTGCTCCGCGGCGCCGCGCGCTCGGCGGGCGACGAGCCGCTCGTACGCGCCGTACGCGACGTCCTGGCCAGCGCCGGTCTCACGGACAAGCCGCCCGAGGGCAGGGGCGCGGCACGCGAGCGCTGGGAGTCCCTGGCGGCGCTGGCCCAGCTCGCCGAGGACGTGGCCGCCGACCGGCCGTCGGCGGGCCTGCGGGAGTTCGTGGCGGAGCTGGAAGAACGGGCCGGCGCGCAGCACGCGCCGACGCTCGAAGGCGTGACCCTCGCCACGCTGCACACCGCCAAGGGGCTGGAGTGGGACGCGGTCTTCCTGGCGGGCCTGGTCGAGGGCACGCTGCCGATCATCTACGCGGAGAAGAACCCCGAGCAGATCGAGGAGGAGCGCCGGCTGCTCTATGTCGGGGTGACGCGGGCGCGGGAGTTCCTGACGCTCTCGTGGGCGCTCGCCCGCTCTCCGGGCGGGCGCAAGGGCCGCCGGCGGTCCCGGTTCCTCGACGGCCTGGCGCCCCAGAGTGCCGGGCCTCCGCGTGTCGACCGGTCCCGGCGCCGGGCGGCCGCGCAGGGCCCGCAGCCGTGCCGGGTCTGCGGCCGCCCGCTGACCGCGGCGATCGAGCGCAAGCTCGGCCGCTGTGAGAGCTGTCCCGCCGACTACGACGAGGAGCTGCTGACCCGCATGAAGGACTGGCGGGTGAACACCTCCAAGAAGCTGAAGGTCCCGTCGTACGTCGTGTTCACCGACGCGACCCTTCAGGCGATCGCCGAGCGCGCCCCCGCGTCGGAGTCGGAGCTGGCCGCGATCCCCGGCGTCGGCGCGGTCAAGCTCGACCGCTACGGCTCCGATGTCCTCGCGCTGTGCCGGGGCGAGATGACCTCCGCCGACCTGGTTGACTGA
- a CDS encoding mycoredoxin translates to MTTPTTGELTMYTTTWCGFCRRLKTQLSRDGIEMVEVDIERDPAAAAFVESVNGGNQTVPVVVFPDGTAVTNPTAKDVKARLAAIVTT, encoded by the coding sequence ATGACCACGCCCACGACGGGTGAGCTCACGATGTACACCACGACCTGGTGTGGCTTCTGCAGGCGGCTGAAGACGCAGCTGTCGCGCGATGGGATCGAGATGGTCGAGGTCGACATCGAGCGCGACCCGGCGGCCGCCGCGTTCGTCGAGAGTGTCAACGGCGGCAACCAGACCGTCCCGGTCGTCGTGTTCCCCGATGGCACCGCCGTGACCAACCCCACCGCCAAGGACGTGAAGGCGCGCCTCGCGGCGATCGTGACGACCTGA
- a CDS encoding DUF4118 domain-containing protein yields MRPSLLAPLRRRVHPPLATGILVAALCLMTETAVGALLGKMVPVQSLGVLYLLGLLLIATVWGLVLGLLMALASTVVFDYFLIPPAWSLRLNRDEDLAILGVFMALALLACTLARLSQLLSAEVEARKEADLSAELARLLLRTPDPGTVLQSAARRLARTLGLPSAAIERGVIASDVRHEAFPLRGEQVMATLLVPAGLPRQVTRRLRERVIPSLEVLLEAACERKKVADALRDSRDELARIADEQASLRRLATLVAHAAPPTEVFHAVAHEMGRILGAMHTVVARYEPVASAVTVGNWNNRPDLDATMPLHSHWTLEPGTVSELVSRTGAPSRVDAYLGAGPLTRRLRARGIVSSVGCPIVVGRSLWGVAIVSASTSDPLPDDTEMRMLEFTELAAAAIANAQGNADLKASRARVVAAADEARRRVERDLHDGTQQRLVSLGLELRGIGEAIPPELDEVRTQLARTAKSLDDAVVDLQELSRGLHPAILSKGGLKPALTVLARRSAMPVELDVSVCGRLAQRFEVTVYYIVSEALTNAAKHAFASVVHIGLAMNGRTLRLSISDDGVGGADPSCGSGLIGLTDRVEAIGGKISIVSPARGGTSLLIEFPLDERG; encoded by the coding sequence ATGCGCCCATCCCTGCTGGCGCCGCTCCGGCGCCGGGTACACCCGCCCCTGGCCACGGGAATCCTCGTGGCGGCACTGTGCCTCATGACGGAGACGGCCGTCGGCGCCCTGCTCGGGAAAATGGTGCCGGTCCAGTCCCTCGGCGTGCTGTACCTCCTCGGCCTGCTGCTGATCGCGACGGTGTGGGGTCTCGTCCTGGGGCTCCTGATGGCCCTCGCCAGCACCGTCGTGTTCGACTACTTCCTCATTCCGCCCGCGTGGAGCCTGCGGCTCAACCGCGACGAGGACCTGGCGATCCTCGGCGTCTTCATGGCTCTGGCGCTCCTGGCCTGCACGCTCGCGAGGCTGTCCCAGCTGCTGTCCGCCGAGGTGGAGGCGCGCAAGGAGGCCGACCTGTCCGCCGAGCTGGCCCGCCTCCTGCTGCGCACGCCGGACCCGGGCACCGTCCTGCAGTCGGCCGCGCGGCGGCTGGCGCGGACGCTGGGGCTGCCCTCGGCCGCGATCGAGCGCGGCGTGATCGCCTCGGACGTCCGGCATGAGGCCTTCCCGCTCCGTGGCGAACAGGTGATGGCCACCCTCCTCGTTCCCGCCGGTCTGCCACGGCAGGTGACACGCCGCCTGCGAGAGCGCGTGATCCCCTCGCTGGAGGTGCTCCTGGAGGCGGCGTGCGAGCGCAAGAAGGTCGCGGACGCGCTGCGCGACAGCCGCGACGAGCTCGCCCGGATCGCCGACGAACAGGCCTCGCTCCGTCGCCTGGCCACGCTGGTCGCCCATGCCGCCCCGCCCACGGAGGTCTTCCACGCGGTCGCCCACGAGATGGGGCGGATCCTGGGGGCGATGCACACAGTGGTGGCCCGCTACGAGCCCGTCGCCTCCGCGGTCACCGTCGGCAACTGGAACAACCGCCCTGACCTCGACGCCACCATGCCGCTCCACTCCCACTGGACCCTCGAACCCGGCACCGTCTCCGAGCTGGTGTCGCGTACGGGTGCGCCCTCGCGGGTCGACGCGTACCTGGGCGCCGGCCCGCTCACCCGAAGGCTGCGCGCGCGGGGGATCGTCTCCTCCGTCGGCTGTCCGATCGTGGTCGGCCGGTCCCTGTGGGGCGTGGCGATCGTCTCCGCCAGCACGTCCGACCCGCTGCCGGACGACACCGAGATGCGCATGCTGGAGTTCACCGAGCTCGCCGCCGCCGCGATCGCCAACGCCCAGGGCAACGCCGATCTGAAGGCCTCACGTGCCCGAGTCGTCGCCGCCGCCGACGAGGCACGCCGCCGCGTCGAACGCGATCTGCACGACGGGACGCAACAGCGACTGGTCTCCCTGGGCCTCGAACTGCGCGGGATCGGAGAGGCGATCCCGCCGGAGCTGGACGAGGTCAGAACGCAGCTGGCACGGACGGCGAAGTCGCTGGACGACGCCGTGGTGGATCTGCAGGAGCTTTCACGCGGCCTGCATCCGGCGATCCTGTCCAAGGGCGGTCTCAAGCCGGCGCTCACGGTGCTCGCACGGCGGTCCGCCATGCCGGTCGAGCTCGACGTGTCCGTGTGCGGGCGGCTCGCGCAGCGCTTCGAGGTGACCGTCTACTACATCGTGTCCGAGGCGCTCACGAACGCGGCCAAGCACGCGTTCGCCTCCGTCGTTCACATCGGACTCGCCATGAACGGCCGCACCCTGCGGCTCTCGATCAGCGACGACGGCGTCGGCGGAGCCGATCCGAGCTGCGGATCGGGCCTGATCGGCCTCACCGACCGCGTCGAGGCCATCGGCGGCAAGATCTCGATCGTCAGCCCGGCCCGTGGTGGGACCTCCCTGCTGATCGAGTTCCCGCTGGACGAGCGCGGGTGA
- a CDS encoding quinone oxidoreductase family protein: protein MKAARAYPITEHTTDLRVEYVEDPTPGTGEVLVQVTAAGVTRWDHTVATGAMPGPVTLGNEGAGVVVADPAGRWEPGTRVMFFAGPVGVTADGTMAEFAVIPEQNLAEIPVNVADEVAATVPIAYLTAVLALRLGMFSPGARVFSPAIGGSIGNATAQVARALGASAVAGSAGSTAKAEAVRAAPWAYGIEVVDLECDRLAGGLGAGFADGIDVAVDGVGGELTAQIAETLATEGRIVLVGQSGGGVAHLPIGDVVRRRASLHGFSLTAVDAAESRLAWSTITGLLADARIFPVIDSIYPLDAAGEALRHLIEDRPIGKVVITDLSRAR, encoded by the coding sequence GTGAAGGCTGCGCGCGCGTATCCGATCACCGAGCACACCACCGACCTGCGCGTCGAGTACGTCGAAGATCCCACGCCCGGCACCGGAGAGGTGCTGGTGCAGGTCACCGCCGCGGGGGTGACCCGGTGGGACCACACGGTCGCCACCGGCGCGATGCCGGGCCCGGTCACGCTGGGCAATGAGGGAGCGGGCGTCGTCGTCGCCGACCCCGCGGGCCGGTGGGAGCCCGGCACTCGCGTGATGTTCTTCGCCGGGCCCGTCGGCGTCACCGCGGACGGCACGATGGCGGAGTTCGCCGTGATCCCGGAACAGAACCTTGCCGAGATCCCCGTGAACGTCGCCGACGAGGTGGCGGCCACGGTGCCGATCGCCTACCTCACCGCCGTGCTCGCCCTGCGCCTGGGCATGTTCTCGCCGGGAGCGCGGGTCTTCTCACCCGCCATCGGCGGCAGCATCGGCAACGCGACCGCCCAGGTGGCCCGCGCGCTCGGCGCCTCCGCCGTGGCCGGCAGCGCGGGCAGCACGGCCAAGGCCGAGGCCGTACGCGCGGCGCCGTGGGCGTACGGGATCGAGGTGGTCGACCTCGAGTGCGACCGGCTGGCCGGCGGGCTCGGCGCCGGTTTCGCCGACGGCATCGACGTCGCCGTCGACGGCGTCGGGGGCGAGCTGACCGCGCAGATCGCCGAGACACTGGCGACCGAGGGGCGGATCGTGCTGGTCGGCCAGTCCGGCGGCGGGGTGGCGCACCTGCCGATCGGCGACGTCGTACGGCGCCGCGCCAGCCTGCACGGGTTCTCCCTGACCGCGGTGGACGCCGCCGAGTCGCGTCTCGCCTGGTCCACCATCACCGGCCTGCTGGCCGACGCGCGGATCTTTCCGGTCATCGACTCGATCTATCCGCTCGACGCCGCGGGCGAGGCACTCCGCCATCTGATCGAGGACCGGCCCATCGGGAAGGTCGTCATCACCGACCTCTCGCGGGCCCGGTGA